The following proteins are encoded in a genomic region of Nicotiana sylvestris chromosome 4, ASM39365v2, whole genome shotgun sequence:
- the LOC104241603 gene encoding glutamyl-tRNA reductase 1, chloroplastic: MAIPTAFSGAKLESLSSSATSPAPIGLFSHPGRVRRLPIQKGLFNLGIRCVVAASDVLSQSQNSENVTSSSSLSALEQLKASAADRYTKERSSIVVIGLSIHTTPVEIREKLAIPEAEWPRAIGELCNLNHIEEAAVLSTCNRMEIYVVALSQHRGVKEVTEWMSKTSGVPVTEICKHRFLLYNNDATQHLFEVSAGLDSLVLGEGQILAQVKQVVKVGQGVTGFGRNISGLFKHAITVGKRVRTETNIAAGAVSVSSAAVELALMKLPESSHASARMLVIGAGKMGKLVIKHLVAKGCTRMVVVNRTEERVSAIREEIKDVELIYKPLSEMLNSAAEADVIFTSTASETPLFLKEHVLDLPAVAASVGGLRLFVDISVPRNVGACVNELENARVYNVDDLKEVVAANKEDRLRKAMEAQAIISEESKQFEAWRDSLETVPTIKKLRAYAERLRVAELEKCMSKMGDDISKKTRKAVDDLSRGIVNKLLHGPMQHLRCDGSDSRTLSETLENMHALNRMFNLETDISVLEQKIRAKVEQTQK; the protein is encoded by the exons ATGGCTATTCCAACCGCATTTTCCGGTGCCAAGCTCGAGTCTTTATCATCATCGGCAACTTCTCCGGCGCCTATCGGGTTGTTCTCCCATCCGGGTCGGGTCAGACGATTGCCAATTCAGAAGGGGTTGTTTAATTTAGGGATTAGGTGTGTGGTGGCAGCATCTGATGTTTTGAGTCAAAGTCAAAATTCCGAAAATGTGACTTCATCTTCCAGCCTTTCTGCTCTTGAACAGCTCAAAGCCTCAGCTGCAGACA GATATACCAAGGAAAGGAGCAGTATTGTTGTCATTGGGCTCAGTATCCACACTACACCTGTTGAAATACGTGAAAAACTGGCAATTCCTGAAGCAGAGTGGCCGAGAGCTATTGGGGAGCTCTGCAATTTGAATCATATTGAAGAAGCTGCAGTTCTTAGCACCTGTAACAGGATGGAGATCTATGTTGTGGCTCTTTCTCAACATCGTGGCGTTAAAGAAGTTACCGAATGGATGTCAAAG ACAAGTGGAGTACCTGTTACAGAGATTTGTAAGCACCGCTTTTTACTGTACAACAATGATGCTACACAGCACCTCTTTGAAGTATCAGCTGGGCTAGACTCCTTGGTCTTAGGGGAAGGTCAAATCCTTGCTCAAGTCAAGCAAGTAGTCAAGGTTGGTCAAGGAGTTACGGGCTTCGGAAGGAACATAAGTGGGCTATTCAAGCATGCAATCACTGTCGGAAAGAGGGTTAGAACTGAAACAAACATTGCAGCAGGGGCAGTTTCTGTTAGTTCAGCTGCTGTGGAGTTGGCTTTGATGAAGCTTCCTGAATCCTCCCACGCTAGTGCTAGGATGCTAGTTATTGGAGCAGGCAAGATGGGGAAGCTTGTGATCAAGCACTTGGTAGCTAAGGGATGCACAAGGATGGTCGTCGTAAACAGAACTGAGGAAAGAGTTTCTGCCATTCGTGAAGAGATTAAAGATGTTGAGTTAATCTACAAGCCCCTCAGTGAAATGCTTAACAGTGCTGCTGAAGCTGATGTTATCTTCACAAGCACTGCATCGGAAACCCCGCTGTTTCTGAAAGAACATGTGCTGGATCTTCCAGCTGTTGCTGCAAGTGTTGGGGGTTTAAGGCTTTTCGTCGACATCTCGGTTCCTAGGAATGTGGGTGCTTGTGTGAACGAGCTAGAGAATGCACGAGTGTACAATGTGGATGATCTAAAGGAGGTTGTGGCAGCTAATAAGGAGGACCGCCTTCGAAAAGCAATGGAAGCTCAGGCAATTATTTCTGAGGAATCCAAACAGTTTGAAGCTTGGAGGGATTCCCTGGAGACTGTTCCCACCATCAAGAAACTGAGGGCTTATGCTGAAAGACTAAGGGTTGCTGAACTGGAGAAGTGCATGTCAAAAATGGGCGATGATATCTCAAAGAAGACAAGGAAGGCTGTCGATGATCTTAGTCGCGGTATAGTTAACAAGCTCCTTCATGGTCCCATGCAACACTTAAGATGCGATGGAAGTGACAGCCGCACATTGAGTGAGACCCTTGAGAATATGCACGCGCTAAATAGGATGTTCAACCTTGAGACAGATATATCAGTATTGGAACAAAAAATTCGAGCTAAAGTGGAGCAAACTCAAAAATAA